One Myxococcota bacterium genomic window, CTCGTCGCGCTCGCCTTCGCGGTGGAGTCCACACGACCAGAGGGCGAGCCCGCTGACTTCGCGCTCAGTGAGGCTGCTCAGGAAAGCCTGGACAAACTACGCCGCGCGGCCCGCGACGCTCCGGAGGCGGAAGACCGTGAGAGCGAGCCGGCCCTGCAACAGCCTGCTAGCTGGAAGTCGGCGGGGTCGTTCCAGACTGGGTTCGAGATCAGCGCAAACGAGGCACTGCGCCTCGCCAAGCTCGCCGACGCTTCGCCGGCGTTCTTCAGGCGATTTTGTGCGATCAACCAGGTCGTCAAGTGTCGGACGCCCGCCCGGACCTCCAGGGAGTCTGCGGAGCTTCTCTCGGAGATCCTCGTCGGGCTCGAAGAACTCTTCAGCGACGCCAGCTTTCGGGACGTCCTCACAGTCGATCGGGAGAACGGCCGGCCGAGTGAGTGGGACCAGCTTGCGCGTCTCACGCGTGCCGCGGAGCAGCACGTCGGCGGTGGACCGGACACTAACTCCCGAGCAGGACAGCTCGCGGTGGCCACTGCCATCGCCGTGGTCCCGCTGCTCGTGACCTACGTCGGATTCTTCCTGGCGCTTCGCTACGCGATCGAATCGACCCTCGAGGAGCTCGCGATCGCGCGAGCCTCTGCCAGCGATGGGCCAGGCCAGAGCGGCGTACCGACCGACGCCTCCGGTTGACGAGAGCCAACTGCGGCGGCTCACCAGGAGGACGCGGTCGCCACGCACCCGCGGAAAAGAAAGAGCCGCCGACCGGGGGACCGATCGGCGGCTCTCGAATTGGTAGCGGGGGAGGGATTCGAACCCCCGACCTCCGGGTTATGAGCCCGACGAGCTACCAGACTGCTCTACCCCGCAGCAAAAGGGAGGTAGGGAATAGCGAGGCAGCGCGGGGCTGTCAAAGCGCCAAACCCTCGCCGAGTCGCGGAGCTGGCCCGCGGTGTTGCGGATCGTGCGCCCGGCGTCGCTTCAGCAGCGCGCAGGCGTCTGGCAGCCGCTTCGCAGAAGCCGCTTCAAGCCTTCGAGTTGGCTCGACCAATCGCTCCCGAAGAGTGTCTAAGTGTTTGAAATAATTGAAATATTCTGCGATCCACGTATGCTGTAAGCCACACCGTCACAGCGGAAGGAGACGGCCCCCATGCAGAAGCAGCACATGCAGCAGACGATTCATTCGAGCGCGCGCGAGCGCACCCAGCGACGGGGCGTCCTGCGCCTGTCCGCGGGTGTCCTGGGCGCCGCGTTCTTGCTGGCCACGCCGATGGCAGCCAGCGCCGAGGTGTATGGCTGGCGCACCGATGACGGTGTCTTCGCCTATACCGACGACAAGGACCAGATCCCCTCGCGCTACGTCGATCGCGCGGTGCGGGTGAACCAGAAGCGCCTCGCCGACTACCCCCGGCTGACGAAGGAAGACACCGCGACCACGCGGAGCGTGTCCGACCGACTCGCGAAGCGCCTCGAGCACCTGCGCCGCCTGAATGCGACCGAGACCGTCGCCGCGCGCGGCTACGCCCCGAGCGCGGGCGCCGGTGGCCGGACGACGGTGTCGGTGGCGACGGGCAGCGCGCAGGCGCCGAACCTCGACATCGAGACCGACGCCAGCAGCGAGCCGATCGTGGTCGAGCCGATCCTCACGAAGGCGCCGGGGAAGATCCGGACGCGGCGCTCCACGGTGATTCGCCAGGGCGACAAGACCCTCGCGATCGTGAAGGGCCGACCGCACTCGATCAACCCGAACGAGGACATCTACGACGAGGACGAGCTGCTCGACCGCTAGAGGGTCGAGGGCCGCTCAGGCGGGGCGGTCACCCGCCTCGCCGGTCTCGTCGATCTCGAAGCGATCGGCCGAGACCCGCTCGTAGACGTAGTTCTCGATCAGCCGCGCCTCGTCCTGGCCGAGCTTCAGGAACTGAAGCCCCATGCCGGCCCGGGCGTCGGCGTTCGGGGGGCGTCGCCACACGACGCGCGCCGAGGGATGGACCGTCTCGTCGCTGGCGGGCAGGGTGAACTCGACGTCGAGCTCGGTCTCGGGTTCGAGTGCCGTGTCGGCTTCGACGAACATGCCGCCGCGCGAGAGGTTGAGCGCCCACGCCCAGGTCTCGTCGCCCGCGCTCGACCGCAGACACACCTCGGTCTCGAGGGGCACGCGGTCCAGGCCGCGCACGGTGAGGCGCAGGAAGCGGTTCACCGCCTGCAGCAGGGTCACGCGGGAGAG contains:
- a CDS encoding DUF4124 domain-containing protein, producing the protein MQKQHMQQTIHSSARERTQRRGVLRLSAGVLGAAFLLATPMAASAEVYGWRTDDGVFAYTDDKDQIPSRYVDRAVRVNQKRLADYPRLTKEDTATTRSVSDRLAKRLEHLRRLNATETVAARGYAPSAGAGGRTTVSVATGSAQAPNLDIETDASSEPIVVEPILTKAPGKIRTRRSTVIRQGDKTLAIVKGRPHSINPNEDIYDEDELLDR
- a CDS encoding TIGR02266 family protein, coding for MSLAEEQEPRRTILVVDDAPMFREIETTFLRRTARVLTATDGTEALEIARAHRPDIIVSDLTMVAMDGDELCTRLRNDVDLRRTPTIIVTSGRSPEEHERAVRAGADDVLEKPLSRVTLLQAVNRFLRLTVRGLDRVPLETEVCLRSSAGDETWAWALNLSRGGMFVEADTALEPETELDVEFTLPASDETVHPSARVVWRRPPNADARAGMGLQFLKLGQDEARLIENYVYERVSADRFEIDETGEAGDRPA